In the Brevinematales bacterium genome, one interval contains:
- a CDS encoding alpha/beta hydrolase yields MKDKIVYLTTFLATIIAISSCNTQKLDMELVFAPKIQDNYDFSELKVPGTKWSFFWITNSNVSTCVLKIDRNQGINDDLSNVVFVFFHGNRSSLDVSPVVFGNVFYELGLNFVAVEYRGFGIIKNFTPTEESTYEDGEAIINYLISQGIPTTNIVIIGHSLGGGIATEMAKRYQLKALILIATFTRIEDAGEMVTTYKIPSKWWINSVYDNISKIDKINDPLLVIHGKNDSTLSFEYGVMLYQKANLPKDYLWIENCNHSSKEIVNKGGDNFKSKILSFIRSLN; encoded by the coding sequence ATGAAGGATAAGATTGTTTACTTAACCACCTTCTTAGCAACAATCATTGCAATAAGTAGTTGTAATACACAAAAACTTGATATGGAATTAGTATTTGCACCTAAAATACAAGACAATTATGACTTTTCTGAACTCAAAGTACCCGGAACAAAATGGTCATTTTTTTGGATAACAAACAGTAATGTATCAACTTGTGTTTTAAAAATTGATAGAAATCAAGGAATAAATGATGATTTAAGTAATGTAGTATTTGTATTTTTCCATGGAAACAGAAGCTCACTTGATGTTTCACCTGTAGTGTTTGGAAATGTATTTTATGAACTTGGTCTTAACTTTGTTGCTGTTGAATACAGGGGATTCGGTATAATAAAAAATTTCACACCAACAGAAGAATCTACATATGAAGACGGAGAAGCAATAATAAATTACCTAATATCACAAGGAATACCAACAACAAATATAGTAATAATAGGACACTCTCTAGGAGGCGGAATAGCAACCGAAATGGCTAAAAGATATCAACTAAAAGCATTAATACTTATAGCAACTTTTACCAGAATTGAAGATGCTGGAGAAATGGTAACCACATATAAAATACCATCTAAATGGTGGATCAATAGTGTATATGATAATATTTCAAAGATAGATAAAATCAACGACCCACTACTTGTAATACACGGCAAAAATGATAGCACACTAAGTTTTGAATACGGAGTAATGTTATATCAGAAAGCAAATCTCCCAAAAGATTACCTATGGATAGAAAACTGTAACCATTCATCAAAGGAAATAGTAAATAAAGGTGGAGATAACTTCAAAAGTAAAATATTGTCATTCATTAGAAGTCTCAACTAA
- a CDS encoding PHP domain-containing protein has product METNIPIHLQRNSDLHIHSTFSDGELSVSLIIKQATQKGIKYISITDHENINQNKEIEKLLKTTNLEILYIPGIEISTKYKNEDIHLVAYYNPEVSNKLEKIVQPIREYKQQQTLKTIELLKDTLEIPSHILKNGHRTINKMCIARYIYHNSNFQNIEKVYKYYFDKGSRYSIPNDYPKTEEIIKKLKSIGCVVGIAHPEFLKDWSKISYIEEFTKIGLDGIEIFHPLINKDLSTSILKFCQENNLLPLGGSDFHGYDTKRKELGLHNTFSSSAEKIIKILELKY; this is encoded by the coding sequence ATGGAAACAAATATTCCAATCCATCTACAAAGAAACTCAGATTTACACATTCACTCAACATTTTCTGACGGTGAACTTTCAGTTAGCCTAATAATCAAACAAGCTACCCAGAAAGGTATCAAATACATCTCCATAACAGATCACGAAAATATAAATCAAAATAAAGAGATTGAAAAGCTATTAAAAACTACAAATCTAGAAATACTATACATTCCCGGGATTGAAATATCAACAAAATACAAAAACGAAGACATCCACCTAGTTGCATATTACAACCCAGAAGTATCTAATAAATTAGAAAAAATAGTACAACCCATAAGAGAATACAAACAACAACAAACCCTGAAAACCATTGAGCTCCTAAAAGATACATTAGAAATACCAAGTCACATATTAAAGAATGGTCACAGAACCATAAACAAAATGTGTATAGCAAGGTACATCTACCATAATTCTAACTTTCAAAACATAGAAAAAGTTTACAAATACTATTTTGATAAGGGATCACGATACAGCATACCAAATGATTACCCAAAAACCGAAGAGATAATAAAAAAGCTCAAATCAATAGGATGTGTTGTTGGAATAGCCCATCCTGAGTTTTTAAAAGATTGGTCTAAAATAAGCTACATAGAGGAATTCACAAAAATAGGTCTAGATGGCATTGAAATATTCCACCCTCTTATAAATAAAGATCTTTCAACATCTATACTAAAATTTTGCCAAGAAAACAATCTCCTGCCTCTAGGCGGAAGTGATTTTCACGGATACGATACAAAAAGAAAAGAATTAGGATTACATAATACCTTTTCATCATCAGCAGAAAAAATAATCAAAATTCTAGAATTAAAATACTAA
- a CDS encoding glycoside hydrolase family 15 protein: MRNLTITSIILLMTTTIYSFGQKKEFNMIVSANGYSAVVFSLVKKRISAFYPSIYRKYDEKSKEVTFILRSLDYQVSVNEKSFFLKDAEIVNINYLPGTGIIKVDFSHPVADVVMYIFSSFNLKAPSFVVKLEITPKEKGIIEVTRSIGFSGRQPITPYDNENQYINSEYGTLLFYFKEVAKKDTELSLYDLIVLSKDLESAIKIVNYYYSTFFDPLDEEIKFWNNWHKKTKIPSGLSKEQLEIYKQSLAFIKMGQVREEGKGFGQILASLTTGSWNIAWVRDGVYSIVALVKSGHLEEAKDGLKFFLEADTGYYKSYKIDGKDWGIGVDYKISVCRYYGNGKEESDDNGNGANIEIDGFGMVLWALAEYLNTTNDTEILNRYFSVIDNQIVYPIIYNIDKELNVIRPESGPWERHIRDNGYDGAKRFSYTTIMAIKGLSEINNIFKKYNKKSNYEIEDNLKLLLEGLNKNLVDKSRKIIVGSYEHFTNRGYPKYVDGSVVEAINFNQVSREISLATLKTFEEILKLKNREGYKRNMDGGWYDNQEWIIINLRIASAYKKLGNRDKANMIIKRVEEKALNGFYMIPELLDEKDESFKGAIPMLGFGAGAYVIYHWD, translated from the coding sequence ATGAGAAATCTAACAATAACATCGATCATACTACTTATGACTACAACCATATATTCGTTTGGTCAAAAGAAAGAGTTTAACATGATTGTAAGCGCAAATGGTTATTCAGCTGTAGTATTTTCATTAGTCAAGAAAAGAATATCTGCATTTTATCCATCAATATACAGAAAATATGATGAAAAATCTAAAGAAGTAACATTCATATTAAGATCACTTGATTACCAAGTCAGTGTAAATGAAAAGTCCTTTTTTCTAAAAGATGCTGAAATCGTAAACATAAACTATCTACCTGGAACAGGAATAATAAAAGTAGATTTCTCACATCCTGTAGCGGATGTAGTAATGTATATTTTTTCATCTTTTAATCTAAAAGCTCCATCATTTGTAGTAAAGCTAGAGATTACCCCTAAAGAAAAAGGCATAATAGAAGTAACAAGATCTATAGGTTTTTCTGGAAGACAACCAATTACACCATATGACAATGAAAATCAGTACATAAACTCAGAATATGGAACACTCCTTTTTTATTTCAAAGAAGTTGCAAAAAAAGATACTGAGCTATCGTTATACGACCTTATTGTTTTATCAAAAGATCTTGAAAGTGCGATAAAAATAGTCAACTACTACTATTCTACCTTCTTTGACCCACTTGATGAAGAGATTAAGTTCTGGAATAACTGGCATAAAAAAACAAAAATTCCATCTGGATTATCTAAAGAACAATTAGAAATTTATAAGCAATCTCTAGCATTTATCAAAATGGGTCAAGTAAGAGAAGAAGGTAAAGGTTTTGGTCAAATACTTGCATCTCTAACAACAGGTAGTTGGAATATAGCTTGGGTAAGAGATGGAGTTTATTCAATAGTAGCTCTTGTAAAATCAGGGCATCTTGAAGAAGCAAAAGATGGTCTAAAATTCTTTTTGGAAGCAGATACCGGTTATTATAAATCTTACAAGATTGATGGTAAAGATTGGGGTATAGGCGTTGACTACAAAATATCTGTATGTAGATACTACGGTAACGGCAAGGAAGAATCTGATGATAATGGAAATGGAGCTAATATTGAAATTGATGGTTTTGGAATGGTCTTATGGGCTTTAGCAGAATACCTAAACACTACAAATGACACTGAAATTCTTAATAGATACTTCAGTGTGATAGATAATCAAATAGTATATCCAATCATATATAATATCGATAAAGAACTAAATGTAATACGGCCTGAATCAGGTCCTTGGGAAAGGCATATTAGAGATAACGGATACGACGGTGCTAAGAGATTCAGCTATACAACTATAATGGCTATAAAAGGATTATCAGAAATAAACAACATCTTCAAAAAGTATAACAAAAAATCAAACTACGAAATAGAAGATAACTTGAAACTACTACTAGAAGGTCTAAATAAAAACCTAGTCGACAAAAGCAGGAAAATAATAGTTGGATCTTATGAGCATTTTACAAACAGAGGTTATCCCAAATATGTTGACGGATCAGTAGTCGAAGCAATAAACTTTAATCAAGTATCAAGAGAAATTTCATTAGCAACACTAAAAACTTTCGAAGAAATTTTAAAACTTAAAAACAGAGAAGGATATAAGAGAAATATGGATGGTGGATGGTATGATAATCAAGAATGGATAATAATAAATCTACGAATAGCATCAGCATACAAAAAATTAGGAAACAGAGATAAAGCAAACATGATTATTAAGAGAGTTGAAGAAAAAGCGTTGAATGGTTTTTATATGATACCCGAACTACTAGATGAGAAAGACGAATCATTTAAAGGAGCAATACCAATGCTAGGATTCGGCGCTGGCGCATACGTAATATATCACTGGGATTAA
- a CDS encoding PQQ-dependent sugar dehydrogenase, with amino-acid sequence MLLIWTLIFLVSHVSVEGDEILQKVKLQKNFSIDYYYKNLPKVRAMKYLENGILIAGSRTDKVYMIIDTNMDYKGDIHRVVAENLDWPVGVDVYKNDLYISSVDKIVKIENILKYTNFNLTPPIKIVYDKYPKDRAHGWKYIRFGPDGKLYVPVGAPCNVCLKENPIYSTITRINPDGTGFEIYANGVRNTVGFDWDPQTGYMWFSENGRDWMGDDLPPDEINVITKPEQHYGFPFIHGKSIKDPEFSEKTNLNIFKFVKPVWELPAHVAPLGIKFYKGTNLPQSYREGIFIAEHGSWNRSKKIGYRLSFLKLNQERLPTEYIIIADFLENEKFYGRPVDIEFLENGSILLSDDHYGNIFRITYKQ; translated from the coding sequence ATGCTACTAATCTGGACACTAATTTTTCTAGTATCTCACGTAAGTGTTGAAGGAGATGAAATACTCCAAAAAGTCAAACTCCAGAAAAATTTCTCAATAGATTATTACTATAAGAATTTACCAAAAGTAAGAGCAATGAAATATCTAGAAAATGGTATTTTAATAGCAGGTAGTAGAACTGATAAAGTCTACATGATTATTGACACTAACATGGACTACAAAGGAGATATTCACAGAGTAGTCGCAGAAAATCTCGACTGGCCCGTAGGAGTAGATGTTTACAAAAATGATCTATATATATCCTCTGTTGACAAAATAGTAAAAATAGAAAATATACTTAAGTACACAAATTTTAATCTCACTCCTCCCATAAAAATAGTATATGACAAATATCCTAAAGACAGAGCTCACGGATGGAAGTATATAAGATTTGGACCTGATGGCAAGTTATACGTACCAGTAGGAGCACCTTGTAACGTATGCCTTAAGGAAAACCCGATATACTCAACAATTACTAGGATAAATCCCGATGGAACAGGATTCGAAATATACGCAAATGGTGTTAGAAATACTGTTGGATTCGACTGGGACCCTCAAACTGGATATATGTGGTTTTCTGAAAATGGCAGAGACTGGATGGGAGATGATTTACCACCAGACGAAATAAATGTAATAACCAAACCAGAACAACACTATGGTTTCCCATTCATACACGGTAAATCAATCAAAGACCCTGAATTTTCTGAAAAAACAAATCTTAACATTTTCAAATTTGTAAAACCCGTATGGGAGTTACCAGCACATGTAGCACCTTTAGGCATAAAATTTTATAAAGGCACAAACCTACCACAATCCTATAGAGAAGGTATATTTATAGCGGAACATGGCTCCTGGAATAGATCAAAAAAAATAGGATATAGATTATCGTTCCTAAAACTCAACCAAGAAAGACTACCTACTGAATATATAATAATAGCAGATTTTCTAGAAAACGAAAAATTCTACGGAAGACCTGTAGATATTGAATTTTTAGAAAACGGATCAATTCTTCTATCAGATGATCATTATGGCAACATATTCAGAATAACCTACAAACAATAG
- a CDS encoding glycosyltransferase family 4 protein: MKYCLVADWLVTFAGSEKVVKILNELYLPDVFTLIYNESTLKQLGIPFEKVKQSFISKLPFSGKKYRNYLAFFPLAIEQFDLSEYNVIISSSHAVAKGVITRHYQLHICYCHTPIRYAWDLYHQYLKEANLEKGIKGFIAKLILHYIRIWDLSTANRVDYFIANSNYTARRIRKIYGKNATVIYPPVDTENFSLREDKEDFYLVASRMVPYKMIPMVVETFLSLPDRKLVVIGDGPDLDKVKSISKGRKNIEILGYQPISVLKDYMQRAKAFIFPAEEDFGIMPVEAMACGTPVIAFGKGGSTETVIDQKTGLFFYEQTPQSLQKAIIEFEKIQGKIDPKEVRKNAERFSESRFRQEIKSFIDNKVEEFFVKQTQS; this comes from the coding sequence ATGAAGTACTGTCTAGTAGCAGATTGGTTAGTAACCTTTGCAGGGTCTGAAAAAGTAGTAAAAATATTAAATGAACTTTACTTACCTGATGTTTTCACTCTAATATACAATGAAAGCACACTAAAACAACTGGGAATACCTTTCGAAAAAGTAAAACAATCATTTATATCCAAACTCCCATTTTCAGGGAAAAAATACAGAAACTATCTAGCATTTTTTCCGTTAGCAATAGAACAGTTTGATTTATCTGAGTACAATGTTATAATATCATCATCACACGCAGTTGCTAAAGGTGTGATAACAAGACATTACCAGTTACACATATGTTATTGCCATACTCCAATTAGATATGCTTGGGATTTATACCACCAATATCTGAAAGAAGCAAATTTAGAAAAGGGTATAAAGGGATTTATCGCAAAACTTATACTACACTACATAAGGATATGGGACTTATCAACAGCAAATAGAGTCGATTACTTCATAGCAAACTCAAATTACACAGCAAGAAGAATAAGAAAGATATACGGCAAAAATGCTACTGTTATATATCCACCTGTCGATACAGAAAACTTTTCCTTAAGAGAAGATAAAGAAGACTTTTACTTAGTAGCATCAAGAATGGTACCATATAAAATGATACCTATGGTAGTAGAAACGTTTTTAAGCTTACCAGATAGAAAACTAGTCGTTATTGGCGATGGCCCTGACTTGGATAAAGTGAAAAGTATATCAAAAGGCAGAAAAAACATCGAAATACTTGGATATCAACCAATAAGTGTTCTAAAAGACTATATGCAAAGAGCAAAAGCCTTTATATTTCCAGCAGAAGAAGATTTTGGAATAATGCCAGTAGAAGCAATGGCTTGCGGAACACCTGTAATAGCATTTGGGAAAGGGGGATCTACAGAAACAGTAATAGACCAAAAAACAGGATTATTCTTCTACGAGCAAACACCTCAGTCACTACAAAAAGCAATAATAGAATTTGAAAAGATACAAGGTAAAATTGATCCTAAAGAAGTAAGAAAAAATGCAGAACGATTCTCTGAAAGTCGCTTCAGACAAGAAATAAAATCATTCATTGATAACAAGGTGGAAGAATTCTTTGTAAAACAAACTCAAAGTTAA
- the pyrH gene encoding UMP kinase: MLKFKRIILKISGEVLGGDKGFGIDMDVVSFITNEVVKAYELGTEIGIVVGGGNFIRGSKIAPKGIERVNSDRLGMISTILNSITLSDSFTSKGVNSVVLSAIPIESIAEKYSVEKALEYLSKKYITLLAGGTGNPFFSTDTSAVLRAAELQADVVLKATKVDGIYDKDPMKYKDAKRFEEITGNEVLAMNLKVMDLTAFSLSCESQIPIVVFNLMEKDGIKRIVLGEKVGTFVKV; the protein is encoded by the coding sequence ATGCTTAAGTTTAAGAGGATTATACTTAAGATAAGTGGGGAAGTTTTAGGCGGAGATAAAGGATTCGGTATAGACATGGATGTTGTTTCATTTATTACAAACGAGGTTGTGAAAGCTTATGAACTCGGAACCGAAATTGGAATAGTAGTTGGAGGAGGAAATTTCATAAGAGGGAGTAAAATCGCACCAAAAGGTATAGAGAGAGTAAATAGTGACAGACTGGGTATGATTTCAACGATACTTAACTCAATAACTCTTTCTGATAGTTTCACTTCAAAAGGAGTAAATTCTGTTGTATTATCTGCCATACCTATAGAAAGTATAGCAGAAAAATACTCTGTCGAAAAAGCACTAGAGTATCTATCAAAAAAATATATTACCCTACTAGCAGGTGGAACCGGAAATCCATTTTTCTCTACGGATACTTCAGCAGTTTTAAGAGCTGCAGAATTACAAGCAGACGTTGTACTAAAAGCAACAAAAGTTGACGGTATATATGACAAAGACCCAATGAAATACAAAGATGCAAAGAGGTTTGAAGAAATAACAGGTAATGAAGTACTTGCTATGAATCTTAAAGTAATGGATTTAACAGCATTTAGCTTAAGCTGTGAAAGTCAAATACCTATTGTAGTTTTTAATTTGATGGAGAAAGATGGCATAAAAAGAATTGTATTAGGTGAAAAAGTAGGCACTTTTGTTAAAGTTTAG